A stretch of Chitinophaga caeni DNA encodes these proteins:
- the topA gene encoding type I DNA topoisomerase, with translation MAKNLVIVESPAKAKTIEKILGTDFEVTSCFGHIRDLEKDDMGVDIQDNFRPKYIIPEDKEKVVKDLKKMAKGSEEVWLATDEDREGEAISWHLSEVLGLDPASTKRIVFHEITKPAIEKAVKTPRLLDMNLVNAQQARRILDRIVGFELSPVLWRKMSMRNSLSAGRVQSVAVRLIVEREREINQFTPTSSFKVDAYFTAKDTSGKSVTFKAEGPTKFKSAEDAEKFLQSCIGAEYTVRDIQVKPAKKSPAAPFTTSTLQQEASRKLGYSVSKTMLLAQKLYESGNITYMRTDSVNLSETAMNDIQKAITGSYGDKYYQARKYKNKNDAAQEAHEAIRPTYMENSSIDDSDTKRLYDLIWKRTIASQMSDAELEKTIAKINISTNNEDLTASGEVLKFDGFLKVYLEGKDEDEDEEEKEGVLPPLSLKQVLGFKEMHATERFSRPPARYTEASLVKKLEELGIGRPSTYAPTITTVQKRNYVEKRDREGVKREYRILHLQNDQVSKETATENTGAEKAKLFPTDLGLVVTDFLNQYFDSVMDYGFTAKIENEFDEIAHGKKQWSKMLNEFYKPFHKDIEDTLENAERVKGEHLLGTDPESGKPVVARMGRYGPMIQIGSVEDEEKPRFARLKADQSIETINLEEAMELFKLPRILGEFEGTEVTVNIGRFGPYAQHDKKFYSLKKEMDPYTVGLDEIAPLIVEKRAAKAERTIKVFEKEKIQILKGPYGPYIKQGLRNFKIPKEKIDTAADLTLEDAKAIIEEVKANPPKKKAASRKKKSD, from the coding sequence ATGGCAAAAAATCTCGTAATCGTTGAGTCCCCAGCCAAGGCTAAGACCATTGAAAAAATTTTAGGTACTGATTTCGAAGTCACTTCCTGCTTCGGTCACATCCGTGACTTGGAGAAGGATGATATGGGTGTCGATATCCAGGACAATTTCAGACCTAAATATATAATACCGGAAGATAAAGAAAAGGTTGTAAAGGATCTGAAAAAGATGGCTAAAGGCTCCGAAGAGGTTTGGTTAGCAACGGATGAGGACCGCGAGGGAGAGGCTATTTCTTGGCATTTAAGCGAAGTTTTAGGCTTAGATCCCGCCTCGACCAAAAGGATCGTTTTCCATGAAATAACTAAGCCTGCCATCGAAAAAGCCGTAAAAACGCCCCGTTTGCTTGATATGAACCTGGTAAATGCCCAGCAAGCCCGCCGGATCCTGGATAGGATCGTAGGTTTTGAGCTATCGCCGGTACTTTGGAGGAAAATGAGTATGCGCAATTCGCTATCTGCCGGGCGCGTACAAAGTGTAGCCGTTCGGTTGATCGTGGAAAGGGAAAGGGAAATCAACCAGTTCACACCTACCAGCAGCTTTAAAGTTGATGCTTATTTTACTGCAAAGGATACGAGCGGTAAGTCCGTAACTTTCAAAGCAGAAGGTCCTACCAAGTTTAAATCTGCCGAAGATGCAGAAAAATTCCTGCAAAGCTGCATCGGCGCTGAATATACCGTGAGGGATATACAGGTGAAACCGGCTAAAAAGTCGCCTGCCGCCCCTTTTACCACTTCTACCTTGCAGCAGGAAGCTAGCCGCAAGCTCGGTTACAGCGTGTCTAAAACGATGCTGCTAGCGCAGAAACTGTATGAAAGCGGTAATATTACTTATATGAGGACAGATTCCGTGAATCTCTCCGAAACTGCCATGAATGACATTCAAAAGGCAATTACGGGCAGCTATGGCGATAAATATTACCAAGCCCGTAAATACAAGAACAAAAATGATGCGGCACAGGAAGCACACGAAGCTATCCGTCCTACTTATATGGAAAATAGCAGTATCGATGATAGTGATACCAAGCGTCTCTATGACCTGATCTGGAAAAGAACGATCGCCAGCCAAATGAGCGATGCCGAACTGGAGAAAACCATCGCCAAAATAAATATTTCTACCAATAACGAAGATCTTACCGCTAGCGGGGAAGTACTGAAATTTGACGGCTTCCTGAAAGTGTATCTTGAAGGTAAAGATGAAGATGAGGACGAGGAGGAGAAAGAAGGGGTATTACCGCCATTAAGCTTGAAACAGGTGCTGGGCTTTAAAGAAATGCACGCGACTGAAAGATTTAGTCGCCCACCGGCAAGATATACGGAGGCCAGCCTTGTAAAAAAACTGGAGGAACTGGGTATCGGTAGGCCATCTACTTACGCGCCGACGATCACTACCGTGCAGAAAAGAAATTATGTCGAGAAAAGGGATCGCGAAGGCGTTAAAAGGGAATATAGAATTTTGCACCTTCAAAATGACCAGGTGAGTAAAGAAACCGCCACTGAAAATACGGGTGCGGAAAAAGCCAAACTTTTCCCGACCGATCTTGGTCTAGTGGTAACCGATTTCTTAAACCAGTATTTCGACTCCGTGATGGATTACGGCTTCACCGCCAAGATCGAAAACGAGTTCGACGAGATAGCCCACGGTAAAAAACAATGGAGCAAGATGCTGAACGAGTTCTACAAACCGTTCCATAAAGACATTGAAGATACCTTGGAAAATGCTGAAAGGGTGAAAGGTGAACACCTGCTGGGAACCGATCCCGAATCAGGCAAACCTGTTGTGGCCAGGATGGGACGATATGGCCCGATGATCCAGATCGGCTCCGTAGAGGATGAAGAAAAACCACGTTTTGCACGCCTTAAAGCCGATCAAAGTATCGAGACGATCAACTTGGAGGAAGCGATGGAATTGTTCAAATTACCGAGGATTCTTGGCGAATTTGAAGGAACAGAAGTGACGGTGAATATCGGTAGGTTCGGTCCTTATGCACAACATGATAAGAAATTCTATTCCTTGAAGAAAGAAATGGATCCTTATACGGTGGGGCTAGATGAAATAGCGCCATTGATCGTTGAAAAGCGTGCCGCGAAAGCAGAAAGAACCATCAAGGTTTTTGAGAAGGAAAAAATACAGATTTTAAAAGGCCCATACGGCCCTTATATAAAACAAGGTTTGAGGAATTTCAAAATTCCGAAAGAGAAAATTGACACGGCGGCAGATCTTACCCTCGAAGATGCGAAAGCGATTATCGAGGAAGTAAAAGCGAACCCGCCCAAGAAGAAAGCGGCTAGCCGCAAGAAAAAATCAGACTAG
- a CDS encoding Rossmann-like and DUF2520 domain-containing protein, with amino-acid sequence MEIVIIGSGNVAHCFGHFMKLHGHQIKQVISRNVDHAAELAELLHAESSSDLLDINMEVDIYLLAVNDGALAELNDELRLGKRFVLHTAGAVPLSAISKISSNTGVMYPLQSLRKEIKSYPDIPLILEAANEDVMRRIQALAQSISSNISVKNSAERLKLHLAAVFCNNFTNHLQALTKDFCDREQLDYHLLHPILQETFNRLEKFAPTEVQTGPAIRNDQVTMQKHLDILKAYPTMGMVYPVISESIFQFYQDRDKKA; translated from the coding sequence ATGGAGATAGTTATTATCGGATCTGGCAATGTTGCGCACTGTTTTGGACATTTTATGAAACTTCACGGGCATCAAATCAAGCAGGTAATTAGTCGAAATGTCGATCATGCTGCCGAGTTGGCAGAATTGCTTCACGCGGAAAGTAGTAGCGATTTGTTGGATATAAATATGGAGGTGGATATTTACCTCTTGGCCGTCAATGACGGCGCCCTGGCCGAGTTAAATGATGAATTACGGCTAGGAAAACGCTTCGTGCTGCACACTGCCGGCGCGGTTCCATTATCGGCTATCAGCAAGATATCTTCTAATACCGGGGTGATGTATCCATTACAATCGTTACGGAAGGAAATCAAGTCATACCCCGATATTCCGCTGATCTTAGAGGCTGCTAACGAGGATGTTATGAGGAGGATACAAGCCCTTGCTCAAAGTATTTCATCTAATATCTCCGTGAAAAACTCCGCGGAAAGGCTGAAATTGCACTTGGCAGCCGTATTCTGCAATAATTTTACGAACCATTTACAGGCTTTAACCAAGGATTTCTGTGATAGGGAGCAGTTGGATTATCATTTATTGCACCCGATTTTGCAGGAAACCTTTAACCGCTTGGAGAAATTTGCCCCTACTGAGGTACAAACGGGGCCGGCCATCCGTAATGACCAGGTCACCATGCAAAAGCATCTCGACATCCTGAAAGCTTACCCTACCATGGGAATGGTATACCCGGTGATATCGGAAAGTATTTTTCAATTCTATCAGGACCGGGATAAAAAAGCTTGA